In the Campylobacter sp. RM6914 genome, one interval contains:
- a CDS encoding DMT family transporter, with translation MIIACMYFAAVGAFAKVLSAEMSSVEVVFFRNLVGLILVLYAIYKKPPTNQKGGQFFVLMFRGFIGTVALFALFYNIAHINLGAAYTFQKTSPIFTAVLAAIFLKEALSYKGWGAIFLGFIGILFIVQPNLGISKSDWLGLWSGVGAALAMLSVRSLRKSYDTSVIVLSFMGWGTLLPMILMVTAEVVQFEPLDFLLSPFVMPSLKGVIFIVFMGLAGYFFQLYMTKAYAATKKAGIVAAVSYMDVVFSLMVGYLMGDGLPNSMAFFGIMLVILSGILVAREK, from the coding sequence ATGATAATAGCTTGTATGTATTTTGCAGCGGTCGGTGCTTTTGCAAAAGTATTAAGCGCTGAGATGTCAAGCGTAGAAGTTGTCTTTTTTAGAAACCTCGTAGGTCTTATCCTTGTGCTTTATGCGATATACAAAAAACCACCGACAAATCAAAAAGGCGGACAGTTTTTCGTGCTTATGTTTCGTGGCTTTATCGGCACGGTCGCACTTTTTGCCTTATTTTACAATATCGCTCATATAAATTTAGGTGCTGCGTATACATTTCAAAAAACAAGCCCTATTTTTACAGCAGTTTTAGCAGCGATATTTTTAAAAGAGGCACTTAGCTACAAGGGCTGGGGAGCGATATTTTTAGGTTTTATAGGAATTTTGTTTATAGTTCAACCAAATTTAGGCATAAGTAAATCCGACTGGCTTGGACTTTGGAGCGGTGTTGGAGCCGCACTTGCTATGCTTAGCGTGCGTTCTTTGCGCAAAAGCTATGATACAAGCGTTATAGTACTTAGCTTTATGGGTTGGGGAACACTGCTTCCGATGATATTAATGGTAACAGCCGAAGTTGTGCAGTTTGAGCCACTTGACTTTTTGCTATCTCCGTTTGTTATGCCAAGCCTAAAAGGAGTTATTTTTATAGTATTTATGGGACTTGCGGGCTATTTTTTCCAACTTTATATGACAAAGGCTTATGCAGCCACTAAAAAGGCGGGAATAGTTGCCGCAGTTAGCTATATGGATGTTGTCTTTTCACTCATGGTGGGCTATCTTATGGGAGACGGTTTGCCAAATAGCATGGCATTTTTTGGTATAATGCTAGTCATTTTAAGCGGCATACTAGTTGCAAGGGAGAAATAA
- the der gene encoding ribosome biogenesis GTPase Der, with protein MQKVILVGKPNVGKSSLFNRLARQRIAITSDVSGTTRDTNKAVVDIEGKECLLIDSGGLDDSSELFRNVKIKTLNEAKNSDAIIYMVDGKFMPDDEDRMMFYELSKLNIPIALVINKVDSKKDETRAWEFINFGVKDLFQISVSHNTGLDELTEWIAKHLKDDVLKADVSDDFDDFLEEFDDEGEFRADEDFAEKNIKVGIIGRVNVGKSSLLNALVKDSRAVVSDVAGTTIDPVNEIYEHEGRIYEFVDTAGIRKRGKIEGIERYALNRTEKILEQTDIALLVLDSSEPLTELDERIAGLASKFNLGVIIVLNKWDKSEWEFDELCKEIKDRFKFLAYAPIISVSALGGKRVHKLYGLIQEVYQNFTQKIQTSKLNEVVGEATKLHPIPREKGKSVKIYYAVQFGFAPPRIALVMNKPRALHFSYKRYLTNKLRESFSLSGTPVVLIPKNRGESDEDKE; from the coding sequence GTGCAAAAAGTTATATTAGTTGGAAAACCAAATGTTGGAAAAAGTTCGCTTTTTAATCGTTTGGCAAGGCAGAGGATAGCTATCACTAGCGATGTTAGCGGCACGACACGTGATACAAACAAAGCCGTTGTCGATATCGAGGGTAAAGAGTGTTTGCTTATCGATAGCGGCGGACTTGACGATAGTTCGGAACTGTTTCGTAACGTCAAGATCAAAACACTAAACGAGGCTAAAAATTCAGACGCCATCATCTATATGGTGGATGGTAAATTTATGCCGGATGACGAAGATCGCATGATGTTTTATGAGCTTAGTAAGCTTAATATCCCGATCGCTCTTGTGATAAACAAAGTAGACAGCAAAAAGGACGAAACTAGGGCGTGGGAATTTATAAATTTTGGCGTAAAAGATCTTTTTCAAATTTCAGTAAGCCATAACACAGGACTTGATGAACTTACGGAGTGGATAGCAAAACACCTAAAAGACGATGTGTTAAAGGCTGATGTGAGTGATGATTTTGATGACTTTTTGGAAGAATTTGATGATGAGGGCGAGTTTAGGGCAGATGAAGATTTCGCCGAAAAAAATATTAAAGTAGGTATCATAGGGCGCGTAAATGTTGGTAAGTCAAGTCTCTTAAATGCACTTGTAAAAGATTCTCGTGCCGTAGTTAGCGATGTAGCAGGAACCACGATAGACCCTGTTAATGAAATTTACGAACACGAGGGTAGAATTTATGAGTTTGTCGATACGGCAGGTATTAGAAAGCGCGGTAAGATAGAAGGAATAGAAAGATATGCGCTAAACAGAACCGAGAAAATTTTAGAACAAACCGACATTGCACTACTGGTGCTTGACTCTAGCGAGCCTTTAACCGAGCTTGATGAGCGTATAGCCGGTCTTGCTAGTAAATTTAACCTTGGCGTGATAATCGTGCTAAACAAATGGGATAAGAGCGAGTGGGAATTTGACGAACTTTGCAAGGAGATAAAAGACCGCTTTAAATTTCTTGCTTATGCGCCTATTATCAGCGTTTCGGCGCTTGGAGGCAAACGCGTTCATAAGCTATACGGACTTATACAAGAGGTTTATCAAAATTTCACTCAAAAGATACAAACCTCAAAGCTAAATGAGGTCGTAGGAGAAGCTACAAAACTACATCCTATACCGCGCGAAAAAGGCAAAAGCGTTAAAATTTACTACGCAGTGCAGTTTGGTTTCGCGCCTCCTCGTATTGCGCTTGTTATGAACAAGCCAAGAGCGCTTCACTTTAGTTACAAACGCTACCTTACAAATAAACTTAGAGAGAGTTTTAGCCTAAGCGGCACTCCGGTAGTTTTGATACCGAAAAACCGTGGGGAGAGCGATGAAGATAAAGAATAA
- the kdsA gene encoding 3-deoxy-8-phosphooctulonate synthase translates to MILIAGPCAIESEELVMSVAQRLQKFNEDSRIDFYFKSSFDKANRTSLSSFRGPGLEKGCEILAKVKEKFGYKIVTDIHESYQAEPVAKVADVLQIPAFLCRQTDLLVAAAKTNAVVNIKKGQFLAASAMKHSVKKVLETRGVSGEGYEVAKQNGVWLCERGSTFGYGNLIVDMRNLVLMREFAPVVFDATHSVQMPSALGEKSGGDARFVPYLARAAASVGVDGFFYETHINPCEALCDGPNMLNLDELEKVVEQTLKIQEILK, encoded by the coding sequence ATGATACTAATAGCAGGACCATGTGCGATCGAGAGCGAAGAGCTTGTAATGTCGGTTGCGCAGCGTCTACAGAAATTTAACGAAGATAGCAGGATTGATTTTTATTTTAAATCAAGTTTTGATAAGGCAAATCGCACAAGCTTAAGCTCGTTTCGCGGACCGGGACTTGAAAAAGGTTGTGAAATTTTAGCAAAGGTAAAAGAAAAATTTGGCTATAAAATCGTGACTGACATACACGAAAGCTATCAAGCCGAGCCTGTCGCAAAAGTTGCCGATGTGTTGCAGATCCCGGCATTTTTATGTCGTCAAACAGACTTGTTAGTAGCCGCAGCAAAAACAAATGCGGTAGTAAACATCAAAAAAGGGCAGTTCCTGGCAGCTTCAGCGATGAAACACTCGGTTAAAAAAGTGCTTGAAACTCGCGGAGTAAGCGGCGAAGGATATGAGGTAGCTAAGCAAAACGGGGTTTGGCTTTGCGAGCGCGGAAGCACATTTGGGTATGGAAATTTGATAGTGGATATGAGAAATTTAGTGTTAATGCGCGAATTTGCGCCGGTAGTATTTGACGCAACACATAGCGTGCAAATGCCTAGCGCACTTGGCGAAAAAAGCGGCGGAGACGCTAGATTTGTGCCGTATCTTGCTAGGGCAGCCGCAAGTGTAGGCGTGGATGGATTTTTCTATGAAACACATATAAACCCATGTGAGGCACTTTGTGACGGACCAAATATGCTAAATTTAGATGAACTTGAAAAAGTTGTCGAACAAACCTTAAAAATACAAGAAATTTTAAAATAA
- the trpS gene encoding tryptophan--tRNA ligase — translation MRVLTGLQPSGKLHLGNYFASIKQMVEAQKSEDMFMFIANYHAMTSVSDAKRLRANTLEAASAFLALGIDPQKSTFWIQSDVKDVLELYWILSQYTPMGLLERAHSYKDKIAKGISANHGLFSYPVLMAADILLFGSDVIPVGKDQIQHVEIARDIAIKFNNEHGEIFKLPTHKVDENVATVPGTDGAKMSKSYGNTIDIFADAKTLKKQISSIVTQAVPLEAPKEWQNCNVYNIAKLFLDQIGQEELQKRYERGGEGHGHFKMYLNELVWEYFSEAREKFGYYQSHTDEVAEILEAGAKKAKEVASNVMEKVREATGVY, via the coding sequence TTGAGAGTTTTAACTGGACTTCAGCCAAGCGGAAAACTTCACCTTGGTAATTATTTCGCAAGTATAAAACAAATGGTGGAAGCACAAAAGAGCGAAGATATGTTTATGTTTATCGCAAATTATCATGCGATGACATCTGTAAGCGACGCTAAAAGGCTTCGTGCAAATACGCTTGAGGCGGCATCCGCGTTTCTAGCCCTTGGCATAGACCCGCAAAAATCTACATTTTGGATACAAAGCGATGTAAAAGACGTGCTTGAGCTTTACTGGATACTAAGCCAATACACACCTATGGGATTACTTGAAAGAGCTCATAGTTATAAAGATAAAATTGCCAAAGGAATTTCGGCTAACCATGGACTTTTTAGCTATCCGGTCTTAATGGCGGCTGATATTTTACTTTTTGGTTCAGATGTGATTCCTGTTGGAAAAGACCAAATCCAACATGTTGAGATAGCGCGTGATATCGCTATAAAATTTAATAACGAGCACGGTGAAATTTTTAAACTTCCTACACACAAAGTTGATGAAAATGTTGCGACCGTGCCAGGAACCGATGGTGCAAAGATGAGCAAAAGCTACGGAAATACTATCGATATCTTTGCGGACGCAAAAACGTTAAAAAAACAAATTTCAAGTATTGTAACCCAAGCTGTGCCACTAGAAGCACCTAAAGAGTGGCAAAACTGTAATGTCTATAATATCGCAAAACTTTTCTTGGATCAAATAGGACAAGAGGAGTTACAAAAACGTTATGAGCGTGGCGGTGAAGGTCACGGACACTTTAAGATGTATCTAAATGAGCTTGTTTGGGAGTATTTTTCTGAAGCAAGAGAGAAATTTGGTTATTACCAAAGTCATACGGATGAGGTTGCTGAAATTTTAGAAGCAGGAGCTAAAAAAGCCAAAGAAGTGGCATCTAATGTTATGGAAAAAGTAAGAGAAGCTACCGGAGTTTATTGA
- a CDS encoding response regulator transcription factor — translation MNEHIVVVDDELDLCELLEFNLQKAGYNVTTFSNTKRVEQFLDEEKVDLVIMDRNLPGIEGGEFIKILRQKGYNEPVIFLSAKGSKDEKLQGFENGGDDYITKPFELDDLLVRIKAVLRRSGGESEFYKFKEIVVKKGTGEVFVGEKALNLTKLETELLIKFIKNKFNILSRDHLLQSVWQDDTNSDKSVNIAVKRLRQKLGKSGDHIVSVRGEGYRIC, via the coding sequence ATGAACGAGCATATCGTGGTGGTCGATGACGAGCTTGATCTTTGCGAGCTTTTGGAGTTTAATCTACAAAAAGCGGGATATAACGTAACTACATTTTCAAATACCAAGCGAGTTGAGCAGTTTTTAGATGAAGAAAAAGTGGATCTTGTCATCATGGATAGGAATTTGCCGGGCATTGAGGGCGGAGAATTTATAAAAATTTTGCGTCAAAAAGGCTATAACGAGCCCGTAATATTTCTAAGCGCGAAAGGCTCAAAGGACGAGAAATTGCAGGGGTTTGAGAATGGCGGCGATGATTATATCACAAAGCCGTTTGAGCTTGACGATCTGCTGGTTCGCATAAAAGCGGTGCTTAGGCGAAGTGGCGGAGAGAGCGAGTTTTATAAATTTAAAGAGATAGTCGTAAAAAAGGGCACCGGTGAGGTTTTCGTTGGCGAAAAGGCTTTAAATTTAACCAAGCTTGAAACGGAGCTTTTGATCAAGTTTATCAAAAATAAATTTAATATACTAAGTCGTGATCATCTTTTGCAAAGCGTGTGGCAAGACGATACAAATAGCGATAAAAGCGTCAATATCGCAGTTAAACGCTTAAGGCAAAAGCTTGGCAAATCGGGCGATCATATCGTATCTGTGCGCGGGGAAGGCTATAGGATTTGTTAA
- the pstC gene encoding phosphate ABC transporter permease subunit PstC has translation MLPLAQTKAKKWLLNLKQNSKEIFTKSLLFVATLISILTTFGILFVLLFEAMLFFSRESVSYFFTGKIWSPDGAFGADGGIFGALPLFSGTFYITAIAMLVAIPVGIFSAIYLSEYASNRAKNILKPVLEILAGIPTIVYGVFAALIVSPMIVDAAAKFGVSASYESALGAGFVMGVMITPIIASMCDDALSSVPKSLEFGSLALGMTRSETILFVTIPTAMPGIIAACLLGVSRALGETMIVVMAASLRANLSLNPLEDMTTVTVKIVEALTGDKEFDSSLTLSAFGLGLTLFVVTLLINLVSVKISNL, from the coding sequence ATGCTACCTTTAGCCCAAACAAAAGCTAAAAAATGGCTTTTAAATTTAAAGCAAAATAGCAAAGAAATATTTACAAAGTCGCTACTTTTCGTAGCGACTTTAATCTCCATACTAACTACTTTCGGGATACTTTTTGTTCTGCTTTTTGAAGCGATGCTATTTTTTTCAAGAGAAAGCGTGTCTTACTTTTTTACAGGCAAGATATGGTCTCCAGATGGCGCTTTTGGTGCCGATGGCGGAATCTTCGGAGCTCTGCCTCTTTTTAGCGGCACATTTTATATTACCGCTATTGCAATGCTCGTTGCTATACCGGTCGGGATATTTAGCGCGATATATCTAAGCGAATATGCTTCAAACAGGGCTAAAAACATACTAAAGCCGGTTTTAGAAATACTTGCCGGTATCCCAACGATAGTTTATGGTGTATTTGCTGCGCTTATCGTGAGTCCGATGATAGTGGATGCGGCGGCTAAATTTGGAGTTAGTGCTAGTTACGAAAGCGCTTTAGGAGCTGGATTTGTAATGGGTGTAATGATAACACCTATCATAGCAAGTATGTGCGACGACGCGCTAAGCAGTGTGCCAAAAAGCCTAGAATTTGGCTCCTTAGCACTTGGTATGACTAGAAGTGAAACCATCTTGTTTGTTACGATTCCGACAGCTATGCCGGGCATCATAGCGGCTTGTTTGCTTGGCGTATCAAGAGCGCTTGGAGAGACGATGATAGTCGTCATGGCGGCTAGTTTAAGAGCAAATTTAAGCCTAAATCCGCTTGAAGATATGACGACGGTTACGGTTAAGATCGTGGAGGCTTTGACTGGCGATAAGGAGTTTGATAGTTCGCTAACGCTAAGCGCTTTTGGACTCGGGCTAACGCTTTTTGTCGTAACCTTACTTATAAATCTCGTGTCGGTCAAGATATCAAATTTATAA
- the pyrF gene encoding orotidine-5'-phosphate decarboxylase, whose translation MKLCVALDMQSREQNLNLAKDLAGLDIWLKVGLRSYLRDGEKFINELKELSGAKIFLDLKLHDIPNTMADAAEVIANLNVDMINVHASAGKRAMCEVITRLNALPVRPLVLAVSALTSFNEKEFKAVYSKNINESVKNFSISAYEAGLDGMVCSVFESKMIKEATSDKFLTLTPGIRPFGEAKGDQSRVANIETARRENSDFIVVGRPIYEDNNPREICERILSQIKAVREMPQA comes from the coding sequence GTGAAACTATGCGTTGCGCTTGACATGCAAAGTCGCGAGCAAAATTTAAACTTAGCAAAAGATTTAGCAGGGCTTGACATCTGGCTAAAAGTCGGACTAAGAAGCTACCTTAGAGACGGTGAAAAATTTATAAATGAACTAAAAGAGCTTAGCGGAGCTAAAATCTTTCTTGACTTAAAACTTCACGATATACCAAACACTATGGCTGACGCAGCCGAAGTTATCGCAAATTTAAATGTCGATATGATAAACGTCCATGCAAGCGCTGGAAAACGGGCCATGTGCGAGGTTATAACTCGTCTAAATGCACTTCCTGTGCGCCCTCTAGTCCTTGCCGTATCGGCACTTACTAGCTTTAATGAGAAAGAATTTAAGGCTGTTTATAGCAAAAACATAAATGAAAGCGTGAAAAATTTTAGCATAAGTGCTTATGAAGCGGGTCTTGACGGTATGGTTTGTTCTGTTTTTGAAAGCAAGATGATAAAAGAAGCCACAAGTGATAAATTTCTAACGCTAACGCCAGGAATTCGCCCATTTGGTGAAGCAAAAGGAGATCAAAGCAGGGTAGCCAACATAGAGACGGCAAGGCGCGAAAATAGCGATTTTATCGTGGTCGGAAGACCGATTTACGAGGATAATAATCCGCGTGAAATTTGCGAGAGAATTTTATCGCAAATCAAAGCGGTGCGAGAAATGCCGCAGGCTTAA
- a CDS encoding helix-hairpin-helix domain-containing protein, protein MAKSPAANRHIKTDKAALNFRQIPYAGEATSADLIALGYTDIASLKGANADEMYERTKALGRGSDRCILYMYRMICYYANTPNPDKEKLKWWAWKDKI, encoded by the coding sequence ATGGCAAAATCACCAGCTGCCAACCGGCACATAAAGACCGATAAAGCGGCTTTAAATTTCAGGCAGATACCATACGCGGGTGAAGCTACTAGCGCCGATTTGATCGCGCTTGGATATACCGATATCGCTTCGCTTAAGGGTGCGAATGCCGACGAGATGTATGAGCGCACTAAGGCTCTTGGACGTGGCAGTGATCGGTGTATCTTGTATATGTACCGCATGATTTGCTACTATGCAAACACGCCAAACCCCGATAAAGAGAAGCTAAAATGGTGGGCTTGGAAAGATAAAATTTAA
- the nusB gene encoding transcription antitermination factor NusB, producing MATRHQARQAVVSLLYAYEMGNTDDAFIDEFLEEKKIRNERKESVVKSFREILATKDKLDEQILQYLKDGDLDKVGIVERNILRLGFYEINEAQTDIAVVINEAVELAKELTSDTSPRFINGVLGALKAKK from the coding sequence ATGGCGACTAGACACCAAGCTAGACAGGCGGTAGTTTCACTGCTTTATGCTTACGAGATGGGAAACACTGACGATGCGTTTATAGATGAGTTTTTAGAAGAAAAAAAGATCAGAAACGAGCGCAAAGAGAGTGTTGTAAAAAGTTTTCGTGAAATTTTAGCAACCAAAGATAAACTTGATGAGCAAATTTTACAATACCTAAAAGACGGAGATCTTGATAAGGTGGGTATCGTTGAGCGAAATATACTAAGGCTTGGATTTTACGAGATAAACGAAGCACAAACCGATATCGCAGTAGTAATAAACGAAGCAGTTGAGCTTGCAAAAGAGCTTACAAGCGATACTTCACCACGTTTTATAAACGGTGTTTTGGGCGCATTAAAGGCAAAAAAGTGA
- the ribH gene encoding 6,7-dimethyl-8-ribityllumazine synthase, translating into MKIIEGKLALNGKEKIAIINARFNHIITDRLVEGAKDAFLRHGGNEENLSLILVPGAFEIPMALEKVLASGKFDAVCCVGAVIRGSTPHFDYVSAETTKGIANVTLKYGKPVTFGVLTVDSIEQAIERAGSKAGNKGFEAMTGVIEMLSLYENLGA; encoded by the coding sequence ATGAAAATAATCGAAGGAAAATTAGCCCTAAACGGCAAAGAAAAAATAGCGATCATCAACGCTAGATTTAACCATATCATTACAGATCGCCTAGTTGAAGGTGCAAAAGATGCATTTTTGCGCCACGGTGGAAATGAAGAAAATTTAAGCCTGATCCTAGTGCCTGGTGCATTTGAAATTCCTATGGCGCTTGAAAAAGTACTTGCAAGCGGTAAATTTGACGCGGTTTGTTGCGTAGGCGCGGTAATACGTGGTTCAACACCACACTTTGACTATGTTTCAGCCGAAACTACAAAAGGTATCGCAAATGTAACACTAAAATACGGCAAACCAGTAACATTTGGAGTACTAACTGTTGATAGCATAGAACAAGCGATAGAAAGAGCAGGCAGCAAAGCCGGAAACAAGGGCTTTGAAGCAATGACCGGCGTTATTGAAATGCTTAGTCTTTATGAAAATTTAGGAGCCTAA
- a CDS encoding sensor histidine kinase, which produces MLKIFALFTVFLAVLFGSFWFILGEIFWQKVYILLFVGIFLTMLFAFIVFELLSLQSIRVREVLDKKQTKLKRQSAKIRLRNYQPEGLLGGISHEFKNPLAIIKTSAQTIKGGENLDQAIRDKFIDKIIKNSDKLDKIINRLRIGFGENLVLNLSLVELSKLCSQVSEDLASKYQNQSIVISGSAYVKADADMIYQVLFNLCENALKYSQNDVFVEILQDRVLVKDSGSGIDDDEIKLITKKFYKSGEKNWNSSLGLGLYIVKYILKLHKFEFLVSSQIGVGSEFGFKFRD; this is translated from the coding sequence TTGTTAAAAATTTTTGCTTTATTTACGGTGTTTTTAGCTGTGCTTTTTGGTTCATTTTGGTTCATTTTGGGTGAAATTTTTTGGCAAAAGGTCTATATTTTGCTCTTTGTCGGAATTTTTTTGACAATGCTTTTTGCTTTTATCGTTTTTGAGCTTTTAAGCCTTCAGTCTATACGTGTGCGGGAAGTTTTGGATAAAAAGCAGACTAAATTAAAACGACAATCAGCTAAGATTAGGCTTAGAAACTACCAGCCAGAAGGGCTTTTGGGCGGAATTTCGCATGAGTTTAAAAATCCGCTTGCCATTATCAAAACTTCGGCTCAAACGATAAAAGGCGGCGAAAATTTAGACCAAGCGATAAGGGATAAATTTATAGATAAGATCATCAAAAATAGCGACAAGCTAGATAAGATTATAAATAGACTTAGGATCGGTTTTGGTGAAAATTTGGTTCTAAATTTAAGCCTAGTCGAGCTATCGAAACTTTGCTCGCAAGTTAGCGAGGATCTAGCAAGCAAATATCAAAATCAAAGTATCGTGATAAGCGGAAGCGCTTACGTAAAAGCAGACGCCGATATGATATATCAAGTTTTATTTAACTTGTGCGAAAACGCGTTAAAATACTCGCAAAACGATGTTTTTGTCGAGATATTGCAAGATAGGGTGCTTGTAAAAGATAGCGGTAGCGGGATCGACGATGATGAGATAAAACTGATAACTAAAAAATTTTACAAATCGGGTGAGAAAAATTGGAACAGTTCGCTTGGACTTGGACTTTATATCGTAAAATATATCCTAAAACTACATAAATTTGAATTTTTGGTTAGCTCGCAAATTGGTGTTGGCTCGGAATTCGGCTTTAAATTTAGAGACTAA
- a CDS encoding shikimate kinase, producing MKIKNNNIVLIGFMGVGKGTVARALSKSLKTMNLDCDDLIESSANMKIKDIFLTYGETYFRNLEKTLAKFLASSVRNAIISTGGGFIHAKDIKKIGTTIYLKSSFDAIITRMQNSENSEKKFAKRPLLKDPNKARELFNSRVEMYEKKADITINVENKTPKQIVKEIKKALSLKDKN from the coding sequence ATGAAGATAAAGAATAATAATATAGTTCTTATAGGATTTATGGGGGTTGGCAAAGGAACTGTCGCTAGGGCTTTAAGTAAGAGTTTAAAGACCATGAATTTAGACTGCGATGATTTGATAGAAAGCTCGGCAAATATGAAAATCAAAGACATTTTCTTGACATACGGAGAGACGTATTTTAGAAATTTAGAAAAAACTTTGGCTAAATTTCTAGCTTCTAGTGTAAGAAACGCCATTATCTCAACCGGAGGCGGATTTATACACGCAAAAGATATCAAGAAAATAGGCACGACAATCTATCTAAAATCAAGCTTTGACGCGATAATAACTCGTATGCAAAATAGTGAAAATAGTGAAAAAAAATTTGCTAAAAGACCGCTTTTAAAAGACCCAAATAAAGCAAGAGAGCTTTTTAACTCAAGGGTTGAAATGTATGAAAAAAAGGCGGACATAACAATAAATGTAGAAAACAAAACACCAAAGCAGATCGTAAAAGAGATAAAGAAAGCTTTGAGCTTAAAGGATAAAAATTGA
- a CDS encoding PstS family phosphate ABC transporter substrate-binding protein: MKVFNILAASCLVLAAAGFERDQIRIAGSSTVFPFTSFVAEEFGANKANKTPIVESVGTGSGFKLFCSGLGGDTPDIANASRPIKLSEFELCQKNGVTDISGIMIGYDGIVLAQNTANGELNLSKEQIFKALAKDIFLGGKLVPNPYKSWKQIDESLPDREIVVYGPPSTSGTRDSFEELVMQEVSEKLGYDKGYKAIREDGVFVPSGENDNLIVAKLGTNKAALGIFGYSYFEENADKLTAVSVDGVALNAQNIANGSYKVARSLFIYVKNAHKGSTKGLEDFIKLYISDDMIGENGELRTLGLIPQGGDELKRTREFFSKPLDMDLVKAHKVN; the protein is encoded by the coding sequence ATGAAAGTTTTTAACATTTTAGCGGCAAGTTGCCTTGTTTTAGCGGCGGCAGGGTTTGAAAGAGATCAGATAAGAATAGCGGGTAGCTCAACCGTATTTCCATTTACTAGCTTTGTAGCTGAGGAATTTGGAGCCAACAAGGCAAACAAAACTCCGATCGTAGAAAGCGTGGGAACGGGCAGCGGATTTAAGCTGTTTTGTTCTGGATTAGGCGGGGACACTCCAGATATCGCAAATGCCTCAAGACCTATAAAACTTAGCGAATTTGAGCTTTGCCAAAAAAATGGCGTAACCGATATTTCGGGCATTATGATAGGTTATGATGGCATAGTCTTAGCTCAAAATACAGCTAACGGCGAGTTAAATTTAAGCAAAGAGCAGATCTTTAAAGCGCTTGCAAAAGATATATTCTTAGGCGGCAAGCTTGTTCCAAATCCATATAAAAGTTGGAAACAAATAGATGAAAGTCTGCCGGATCGCGAGATCGTGGTATATGGTCCTCCAAGCACATCTGGCACTAGAGATAGCTTTGAGGAGCTTGTGATGCAAGAAGTATCTGAAAAGCTAGGCTATGATAAAGGGTATAAGGCTATTAGAGAGGACGGAGTATTTGTGCCTTCAGGCGAAAATGATAATCTAATCGTAGCAAAACTCGGCACAAACAAAGCTGCGCTTGGCATTTTTGGCTATAGTTATTTTGAAGAAAATGCCGATAAACTAACAGCTGTTTCTGTAGATGGTGTAGCCTTAAACGCTCAAAATATCGCAAATGGTAGCTACAAGGTGGCAAGAAGCCTCTTTATCTATGTTAAAAATGCTCACAAAGGCAGCACAAAAGGGCTTGAGGATTTTATAAAATTATATATAAGCGACGATATGATAGGTGAGAACGGCGAATTAAGGACGCTTGGGCTGATACCTCAGGGTGGCGACGAGCTAAAAAGAACCCGCGAGTTCTTCTCTAAGCCTTTGGATATGGATCTAGTTAAGGCTCATAAGGTAAATTGA